One Candidatus Nanosynbacter featherlites genomic region harbors:
- a CDS encoding phage tail tip lysozyme, which yields MKRVTIGLLLALVSCVIFLTADSSAAPEKDKEKKKDQPAGIPYQDYILNDININNPNGQICSTQNTATGELSGENVEKVLKFFTGKGLTLVQAAAVAGNLQQESRIDPSALNSIGAYGIAQWLGGRRTNLEKKPNYSTIEGQLEYLWEELNGAENAGLKVLLKHTDKSGSSVSALAVEFGETFERYGAGEEGNRAQYASEIFNSYKGKIQDGDPSKIAASAGGDSSGAQISSASATGCSGNGSSVAGQSIVDTAKQLAWNPNTDKGANNQTAKAEYIDAVKKNNPSVVGSSDTDCGRFVATVLRTSGADKDYQPIGTTDQYTYVKSHPEKFKIIDRPSASDLQPGDILLHPSHGGYGHTLIYTGDVGGGYVAANASLGDTVPIFIKQGSVDYQLTQPGNILVRVIQSNKT from the coding sequence ATGAAACGAGTAACTATCGGTCTATTGCTAGCTTTAGTGAGCTGTGTCATATTTTTGACCGCCGACTCCTCAGCAGCGCCAGAAAAAGATAAAGAAAAGAAGAAGGATCAACCGGCCGGTATTCCTTACCAAGACTATATTTTAAATGACATCAATATCAACAATCCAAACGGTCAAATCTGCTCAACCCAAAATACTGCGACTGGTGAACTTTCTGGTGAAAACGTAGAAAAAGTTCTTAAGTTTTTTACCGGCAAGGGTCTAACGTTAGTACAAGCAGCAGCGGTGGCTGGTAACCTCCAGCAGGAATCTCGCATCGATCCGAGCGCCCTCAACAGTATTGGTGCATACGGTATCGCGCAGTGGCTGGGTGGGCGCCGCACTAATCTAGAAAAAAAGCCAAATTACAGTACCATCGAAGGGCAGCTAGAATACCTCTGGGAGGAGCTGAATGGGGCAGAAAATGCTGGTCTGAAAGTACTACTTAAACACACTGACAAATCGGGTAGCAGTGTCAGTGCTTTGGCGGTTGAGTTTGGTGAAACATTTGAGCGCTATGGTGCAGGCGAAGAAGGTAACCGTGCCCAGTATGCCTCTGAGATTTTCAACAGCTATAAGGGTAAAATCCAAGACGGCGATCCGTCAAAAATCGCGGCAAGCGCCGGTGGTGATTCGAGTGGTGCACAAATTAGTTCAGCATCAGCAACTGGTTGTAGTGGTAATGGGTCTAGTGTCGCCGGGCAGAGCATCGTCGATACAGCCAAGCAGTTGGCGTGGAATCCAAATACTGACAAAGGGGCTAATAACCAGACGGCTAAAGCTGAATATATCGATGCAGTCAAAAAGAATAACCCAAGTGTCGTCGGTAGTTCAGACACTGACTGCGGTAGATTTGTAGCGACGGTGCTGCGTACTTCTGGTGCAGACAAAGATTACCAGCCAATTGGCACCACTGATCAGTATACTTACGTAAAATCTCATCCAGAAAAATTCAAAATCATCGATCGTCCATCTGCTTCAGACTTGCAGCCAGGTGATATCCTCCTCCACCCAAGCCATGGTGGCTACGGACATACTTTAATTTACACTGGTGACGTCGGTGGAGGTTACGTCGCCGCTAATGCCTCCCTTGGAGATACAGTACCGATATTCATCAAGCAAGGATCTGTTGACTATCAACTCACTCAACCAGGTAATATCTTGGTTCGCGTCATTCAATCAAACAAAACCTAG
- a CDS encoding M15 family metallopeptidase, with protein MPRIDYTTDPDVDERLNPASEQTSKYLNSMENNAANDNFYDGDKKDDGLNAADSVNNQEQLYSRSPLGKSGNKKRGNLLANMTRKKWGATAGIGGGLFGLMMLFFTILPYKLDAMVSTITDQLSSVPQHAINQRLEYITTRWVAMKMMQTAYPGDANLVFCAGGGVLCHLGATKYSTWFEEQLDAKFEKEGRNVKAVFNASGRNTLGGKATSFTMHLESKDMNSVLQGVEKELSHKDMRRHIKKMTRKVHGRNYFMRYLSKRVLYRKYGVKKFNIIPEKAGQKYADFKAKIKLNMNTRITAKMSPRFAAYLGCLDGTDAKKCQDTLDKLNNDLDSKISEAEKEAEKATGDNKTKADEKVKKIKGQKEALNNIDSLSKAAPDTPLGKIISKQLFKKIAAANAIIGAIDLVAKIVGAVNEKVIEIVGADQKKQLYTAFTYDEEASPVLTRDQIRAGTIDNIQHVELATSLFDGAEAAPIFQATFGGNNTAASLLYPIAYAEDGGIRTKCEVGGEEKVVALDPGELVCPEKKIVKDYTTFTKYPVWQVLAGIAEAWNSTFGAIIDFVGDTVGKVFSWFFSYLQELPGLKQLVELSEGLIEKAMGWAVSLLFGIPEVGVDAPGNNNFEALHGGLTTTMQSSTEAGQAGADSGSKQPDGIGGARLTNQQVSVLAKQIEQERDEEFREQPLMAKLFDPTLKRSVAGQLLAVMPTSGFSTMRLIARAPVALASAITPTNTHAAKYDQAAVMRAFGVTWHGFTDKAVYKADPSQYTDAVCSTKAKEREASYGIHEGDLVPTYSVADPCALELTVAGNLALMADDKEGKYYPKEIDDPSANTGAQQPSSGPVGDAIGPPELEEAQTFGNEPASWGGHRNGEIPLSAMSELKTAPGHYMHPKAAQAFDAMNEAYAQEHGGQHMTITESYRTLATQQDYFSSGITQATPGTSKHGHGLALDINIGGSGFNTPIYLWLASNASKYGFVNPPWARDRNNPGWYKDEPWHWDYARRVQ; from the coding sequence ATGCCACGAATTGATTATACGACTGATCCAGATGTTGATGAACGGCTCAATCCGGCCTCTGAACAAACGTCTAAATATCTGAACTCCATGGAGAATAATGCCGCCAATGATAATTTTTATGATGGCGACAAGAAAGATGATGGACTAAACGCTGCGGACAGCGTTAATAATCAAGAACAGCTATACTCTCGGTCTCCTTTGGGTAAGTCCGGCAACAAAAAGCGCGGCAACCTTTTGGCAAATATGACTCGCAAAAAATGGGGTGCCACAGCCGGTATCGGTGGAGGGTTGTTTGGCCTGATGATGTTATTTTTCACAATTTTGCCATATAAGCTTGATGCCATGGTCTCCACCATCACCGACCAGCTCAGCTCTGTGCCACAGCACGCCATCAACCAACGACTCGAGTATATCACCACACGCTGGGTCGCCATGAAAATGATGCAAACCGCATATCCTGGCGATGCCAATCTCGTGTTTTGTGCTGGCGGTGGTGTTTTGTGTCACCTGGGAGCTACAAAATATAGCACGTGGTTTGAAGAACAGCTTGATGCTAAATTTGAAAAAGAAGGAAGAAACGTTAAGGCTGTCTTTAATGCAAGTGGTAGAAACACCCTGGGTGGTAAAGCGACCTCATTTACCATGCATCTTGAGTCAAAAGATATGAACTCTGTCCTGCAAGGGGTAGAAAAGGAATTATCTCACAAAGATATGCGTCGTCATATAAAAAAGATGACACGTAAGGTTCACGGACGTAACTATTTCATGCGCTATCTATCTAAACGTGTATTGTATCGAAAATACGGTGTGAAAAAGTTTAACATCATACCAGAAAAAGCTGGTCAAAAATATGCTGACTTTAAGGCTAAAATTAAGCTAAATATGAATACACGTATCACCGCTAAAATGTCGCCTCGTTTTGCAGCGTATTTAGGATGTTTGGATGGTACTGACGCTAAAAAATGCCAAGACACGTTAGATAAATTAAATAACGACCTCGATAGTAAGATTAGCGAAGCAGAAAAAGAAGCTGAAAAAGCGACAGGTGACAATAAGACAAAAGCCGATGAAAAGGTGAAAAAAATTAAAGGGCAAAAAGAAGCTCTTAATAATATTGATTCTCTGTCCAAAGCAGCACCAGACACACCGCTAGGTAAAATCATCAGTAAGCAACTGTTTAAGAAAATAGCGGCTGCAAACGCCATCATTGGAGCAATTGATTTGGTTGCAAAGATTGTTGGAGCAGTTAATGAAAAGGTTATTGAAATTGTCGGAGCTGACCAAAAGAAGCAGCTGTATACCGCGTTCACTTATGATGAAGAAGCTAGCCCAGTCTTGACGCGAGACCAAATTCGGGCGGGAACAATTGATAATATTCAACATGTTGAGTTAGCAACCTCGCTATTTGACGGCGCCGAAGCAGCACCAATATTTCAGGCAACATTTGGCGGCAATAACACCGCAGCATCATTATTATACCCAATAGCCTACGCTGAGGACGGTGGTATTCGCACCAAGTGCGAGGTTGGTGGTGAAGAAAAGGTGGTTGCCTTAGATCCCGGTGAGCTTGTCTGTCCAGAAAAAAAGATTGTCAAAGACTACACTACCTTTACGAAATATCCTGTCTGGCAAGTGTTGGCCGGGATAGCTGAAGCCTGGAATAGTACGTTCGGCGCGATCATTGACTTTGTTGGTGATACGGTCGGTAAGGTATTTAGCTGGTTCTTTAGTTATTTACAGGAATTGCCAGGATTGAAGCAGCTGGTTGAACTCTCTGAAGGCTTGATCGAAAAAGCCATGGGTTGGGCAGTGAGTTTGCTGTTCGGTATACCAGAGGTGGGGGTTGACGCGCCGGGTAACAATAACTTTGAAGCTCTACACGGCGGACTGACAACAACTATGCAAAGTAGTACTGAAGCTGGACAAGCTGGCGCCGATTCAGGCTCCAAACAGCCAGACGGCATCGGTGGGGCACGCCTCACCAACCAGCAAGTCAGTGTGCTCGCAAAACAGATCGAGCAAGAGCGTGACGAAGAATTCCGCGAACAACCACTCATGGCGAAGTTATTTGACCCAACACTTAAGCGTTCGGTGGCTGGACAGTTACTAGCCGTTATGCCAACTTCCGGTTTTTCAACCATGCGATTAATCGCACGCGCACCGGTCGCCCTAGCGTCTGCCATCACGCCAACTAACACGCATGCCGCCAAATATGACCAAGCAGCCGTCATGCGAGCTTTCGGTGTAACTTGGCATGGTTTTACTGACAAAGCAGTGTATAAAGCCGACCCAAGTCAGTACACCGATGCTGTCTGTTCAACCAAAGCCAAAGAGCGTGAAGCGAGTTATGGGATTCATGAAGGCGACTTAGTCCCGACGTACAGTGTGGCCGATCCATGTGCCTTGGAATTAACCGTAGCTGGCAACCTGGCCTTGATGGCGGACGACAAAGAAGGTAAATATTATCCAAAAGAAATTGATGATCCATCAGCCAACACTGGGGCACAACAGCCAAGCAGCGGACCAGTCGGCGACGCTATCGGTCCACCGGAATTAGAAGAAGCACAGACTTTTGGAAATGAACCTGCGTCGTGGGGTGGACACAGAAACGGTGAGATTCCACTGTCAGCCATGAGTGAGTTGAAAACTGCACCAGGACATTACATGCATCCAAAGGCCGCTCAAGCTTTCGATGCTATGAATGAAGCCTATGCTCAAGAACATGGTGGTCAACACATGACAATTACCGAATCATACCGTACATTAGCAACACAACAAGATTACTTCTCAAGCGGTATAACACAAGCAACTCCAGGAACATCAAAACATGGACATGGACTAGCCCTAGATATTAATATAGGTGGTTCAGGTTTTAATACGCCAATTTATCTGTGGCTAGCATCAAATGCCTCAAAATACGGCTTTGTCAACCCACCATGGGCAAGAGACCGTAACAATCCTGGCTGGTATAAAGATGAGCCGTGGCACTGGGACTACGCAAGGAGAGTACAATGA
- a CDS encoding VirB4-like conjugal transfer ATPase, CD1110 family, whose amino-acid sequence MAKKKLDAIDIAAQQRAREQAEVEQAFLTGVRTLRDFIAPSSVEIQASYFRLGAKYGRTIYVYGYPREIYTGWLSSVINIDEVLDISMFIYPVDTQVVLNNLRKKVTQLEASMNINAEKGRVRDPAMEAALQDAEELRNQLQIGSEKFFRYGLYVTIYADSLDELNFIQHKIETIFGQQLIFSKVASNQQEQGLNSTIPQLMDQLQIRRNMNTGAISTSFPFTSADLTDGKGVLYGINMHNNGLVIFDRFSLENANMVVFAKSGAGKSFTVKLEALRSMMTGADIVIIDPENEYQKLCDAVGGSHIRLSLNSDTRINPFDLPRVIDTEEADDALRANLVTLHGLLRQMLGGSVAGSIGLTAAEEADIDQALIDTYARVGITSDPLTHNSTPPTIHDLYDTLLHMGGTGPQLAQRLRKFTSGTFAGIFSQQSNIDINNAMVVFNIRDLEDELRPTAMYIVLNHIWNITRTDQKKRMLIVDEAWQLMKYEDSASFLFSLAKRARKYQLGLTTITQDVEDFVGSKMGRAIVANSSMQLLLKQSSSAVDVLSSVFKLTEEEQKRLANFPVGQGLFFAGQNHVHIQIQASDTEYDLINTSPVKQQLPSETPIGGYGAV is encoded by the coding sequence ATGGCTAAGAAAAAACTAGATGCCATCGATATCGCCGCTCAACAGCGTGCTCGCGAACAAGCTGAGGTCGAGCAGGCTTTCTTGACTGGCGTGAGAACTCTGCGAGATTTTATCGCCCCAAGTAGTGTGGAAATTCAAGCAAGTTATTTCCGACTGGGTGCCAAATATGGCCGTACTATTTACGTCTATGGTTATCCTCGTGAAATTTACACCGGCTGGTTGAGTTCGGTGATTAATATCGACGAGGTGTTGGATATCAGCATGTTTATCTACCCGGTCGACACTCAGGTGGTGCTGAACAATTTGCGTAAAAAAGTGACTCAGTTGGAAGCTAGTATGAATATCAACGCAGAGAAGGGGCGTGTGCGTGACCCGGCCATGGAAGCTGCCTTGCAGGACGCCGAAGAACTGCGTAACCAGCTACAGATTGGGTCAGAAAAATTCTTCCGTTACGGACTATATGTGACGATTTATGCCGATAGCCTTGATGAGCTGAACTTTATTCAACACAAAATTGAAACTATCTTTGGTCAGCAGCTGATCTTTAGTAAAGTGGCGTCAAATCAGCAAGAACAGGGACTGAACAGCACCATTCCTCAGTTGATGGATCAATTACAAATCCGCCGCAACATGAACACTGGTGCTATTTCCACCAGCTTCCCATTCACCTCTGCTGACCTAACCGACGGTAAGGGTGTGTTGTACGGCATCAATATGCATAACAATGGTTTGGTGATCTTTGACCGATTTTCTCTAGAAAATGCCAACATGGTGGTGTTTGCAAAGTCTGGTGCTGGTAAGTCGTTTACAGTGAAACTGGAAGCACTGCGTAGTATGATGACTGGCGCTGACATTGTCATCATCGACCCGGAAAATGAATACCAAAAGCTATGTGATGCCGTGGGCGGTAGTCATATACGCTTGAGTTTGAATAGTGACACGCGCATCAATCCATTTGATCTACCGCGAGTGATTGACACCGAAGAAGCAGACGACGCGTTACGTGCTAATTTGGTGACGCTGCACGGTTTATTGCGTCAAATGTTGGGTGGTTCAGTAGCTGGTTCTATCGGACTAACCGCGGCAGAGGAAGCAGATATCGACCAGGCACTGATCGACACCTATGCTCGTGTTGGTATCACGTCGGACCCATTAACCCACAATTCAACACCGCCAACCATTCATGATTTGTATGATACATTACTACACATGGGCGGCACTGGTCCACAGTTAGCACAGCGTCTGCGTAAATTTACTTCAGGTACCTTTGCTGGTATTTTCAGTCAGCAGAGTAATATCGATATCAATAACGCCATGGTAGTCTTTAACATCCGAGATCTGGAAGATGAACTACGCCCAACGGCTATGTATATTGTATTGAATCACATCTGGAATATCACTCGAACCGACCAGAAAAAGCGTATGTTGATCGTTGACGAGGCATGGCAATTGATGAAATATGAAGACTCAGCTAGCTTCTTGTTTAGCCTAGCTAAGCGAGCCCGAAAATATCAACTAGGACTCACTACCATCACTCAGGACGTCGAGGACTTTGTGGGCAGTAAAATGGGCCGCGCTATCGTTGCCAACTCATCCATGCAGCTCCTTCTCAAGCAATCATCCAGTGCCGTTGATGTGCTTTCTAGTGTGTTTAAGCTAACCGAGGAAGAGCAGAAACGCTTAGCGAATTTCCCCGTTGGACAGGGGCTGTTCTTTGCTGGACAAAACCACGTGCACATCCAGATTCAAGCCAGTGATACCGAGTATGATCTGATTAATACTTCACCTGTAAAACAACAGCTTCCGTCTGAAACACCAATTGGTGGGTATGGAGCAGTATAA
- a CDS encoding PrgI family protein — translation MAVYRVPQDVEAEDKLLGPFSFKQFVFLIIAVGFFGIAWALGVALLPLAIIPLPFGVFFTVLALPLRKEQPMEIYIAAVISFFLKPRVRLWEPDGVETLIEVVAPKTKEENLSKNYDQREIQRRLSYLANIVDTHGWSVRGVGNPEATGNLDTASSLQADFYNTAVQAEEDILDRGNTTSRQIADMIAETDQQRREQLIQRMQKPQTPTTQQPTQSAVFMAAQEEDIPKLTVNPYPHMRQGVLSPAGERPTVTPPTDQNQPIQQPVDPGIIDLANNHSDLSIATLQKEADRIHKRSEETAEEEVVISLR, via the coding sequence ATGGCTGTGTATAGAGTGCCCCAGGATGTGGAAGCAGAAGACAAGCTGCTTGGGCCATTCAGTTTTAAGCAATTTGTGTTTCTCATCATCGCGGTGGGCTTTTTTGGTATAGCGTGGGCGCTAGGAGTCGCCTTGTTACCATTAGCAATCATTCCTTTGCCATTTGGGGTGTTTTTCACCGTATTAGCGTTGCCACTACGTAAGGAACAGCCGATGGAAATATATATTGCGGCAGTGATATCATTTTTCTTAAAACCGCGCGTGCGGCTCTGGGAGCCAGACGGAGTAGAGACGCTGATAGAAGTGGTAGCACCAAAAACTAAGGAAGAGAACCTGAGTAAGAACTATGATCAACGAGAGATCCAGCGACGATTATCATATCTGGCAAACATCGTTGACACGCATGGCTGGTCAGTCCGCGGCGTCGGCAACCCGGAAGCAACGGGTAATTTAGATACCGCCAGTTCACTACAGGCTGATTTCTATAATACCGCCGTTCAGGCAGAGGAAGACATTTTAGATCGGGGTAACACTACTTCACGACAAATTGCTGATATGATCGCCGAGACAGACCAACAGCGGCGAGAACAGTTGATACAGCGCATGCAAAAACCTCAAACACCAACAACACAACAGCCGACTCAGTCAGCAGTTTTCATGGCAGCTCAAGAGGAAGATATACCAAAACTAACCGTCAACCCGTACCCTCACATGCGTCAAGGTGTCCTGTCTCCGGCAGGGGAACGACCTACCGTCACGCCACCAACCGACCAAAATCAACCTATACAACAACCTGTTGACCCTGGTATAATAGATTTGGCAAATAATCATTCCGATCTTTCCATAGCGACCCTACAAAAAGAAGCAGATCGGATACATAAACGCTCAGAGGAAACAGCTGAGGAGGAAGTGGTGATTTCACTACGCTAG
- a CDS encoding pilin, producing the protein MEKFIVQIVSQLGSPSDVGIPDRKDDKVALQSIANLVFAISAVVAIISIIIYGIMYSVSAGDPGKVSKAKNGIIYSVVGLLVVWCAFVITNYVAGRFN; encoded by the coding sequence ATGGAAAAGTTTATCGTTCAAATTGTTAGCCAACTAGGTTCCCCAAGTGACGTAGGAATTCCTGATCGTAAAGATGATAAGGTGGCATTACAAAGTATAGCGAACCTGGTGTTTGCTATCTCAGCGGTCGTAGCTATCATTTCCATCATCATCTATGGCATCATGTATAGTGTATCCGCTGGTGATCCAGGCAAAGTCTCGAAAGCTAAAAACGGTATCATCTATTCGGTGGTTGGTTTGCTGGTGGTATGGTGCGCTTTTGTTATTACAAATTATGTCGCAGGGAGGTTTAACTAA
- a CDS encoding Hsp20/alpha crystallin family protein, which translates to MARKQDDNLFTDDDLTAAFLDEADLSAPAQAPVAPTIAANEDNWEEDADDLMGQLAVDVFETEGELVIKARTAGVDRNDLDVSISDGILTISGTLSSGDETEVNNWHIQECYWGEFRRTLALPVAVKEEGVKAELKDGVLTITFEKVKQEKAKKIQVL; encoded by the coding sequence ATGGCCCGGAAACAGGACGATAATTTATTTACCGACGACGATTTAACTGCTGCATTTTTGGATGAAGCTGATTTGTCAGCTCCAGCACAAGCACCAGTAGCACCAACCATTGCTGCCAACGAAGACAACTGGGAAGAGGACGCTGATGACCTAATGGGTCAGTTGGCGGTTGACGTTTTTGAGACCGAAGGAGAATTGGTCATCAAAGCGCGCACCGCTGGTGTTGACCGCAACGACTTGGATGTCAGTATCTCTGACGGCATCTTGACCATCTCTGGTACCTTGTCTAGTGGTGACGAGACTGAAGTTAACAACTGGCACATTCAAGAATGTTACTGGGGCGAATTTAGGCGCACCCTGGCTCTTCCAGTTGCAGTCAAGGAAGAGGGCGTGAAAGCAGAGCTAAAAGACGGCGTATTGACAATTACCTTTGAAAAAGTAAAACAAGAAAAAGCTAAGAAGATTCAAGTTCTGTAA
- a CDS encoding ComF family protein, with translation MSYTTCVLCDRRPKHGNYCGRHHFPVGQIYCLLLRRGAVLQAIDALKFERKRAVINDLVAIADELLPQLPANSVLVPIPTTPRNTRIRGYDHMKLICRQLGRVRNIPVKQIIQRRNNVTQHFTKSAKQRRLQAKEFFRVAGNIDPSKHYYLVDDIFTTGATVREAAHCLRQAGATSVTIIVLTRHDSQKSTVD, from the coding sequence ATGAGCTATACCACATGCGTTTTATGTGATCGGCGTCCCAAACATGGTAACTATTGTGGTAGACATCACTTCCCTGTTGGGCAGATTTATTGTTTGCTGCTCAGGCGGGGTGCGGTTTTGCAGGCAATTGATGCACTCAAGTTTGAGCGCAAACGGGCTGTGATTAACGACTTGGTTGCAATCGCCGACGAATTGTTGCCGCAGCTGCCGGCTAACAGCGTACTAGTCCCCATCCCGACGACGCCACGCAATACACGCATCAGAGGGTATGATCATATGAAGCTCATCTGTCGTCAGCTGGGACGAGTCAGGAATATCCCTGTTAAACAGATTATCCAGCGGCGCAACAACGTGACGCAGCATTTTACCAAATCAGCCAAACAACGAAGACTGCAAGCGAAAGAATTTTTCCGAGTGGCGGGTAATATTGATCCATCCAAGCATTACTACCTGGTTGATGATATCTTTACTACTGGTGCCACGGTGCGAGAAGCTGCTCACTGTTTACGTCAGGCGGGTGCTACCTCTGTGACGATCATAGTTCTAACGCGGCACGACTCACAAAAATCTACGGTTGATTAG
- a CDS encoding 23S rRNA (pseudouridine(1915)-N(3))-methyltransferase RlmH codes for MLKIITIGKKNNSWVIDGLEYYQKRLRAPWNVEWVLLANSSLEGPRARQEESERILKQIKPDHFVILLDERGNNLSSPELSALLEECFAHSRSVVIIIGGAFGVSSELRERADVVWSLSKLVFPHQLVRLLLTEQLYRAQEIAKGSAYHHV; via the coding sequence ATGCTCAAAATTATCACAATCGGCAAGAAAAATAATTCATGGGTCATAGATGGCCTAGAATACTACCAGAAGCGCCTGAGAGCCCCGTGGAATGTCGAATGGGTATTGTTGGCTAATTCTTCGCTGGAAGGCCCCAGAGCGCGTCAGGAAGAGTCTGAACGGATACTCAAGCAAATCAAACCAGACCATTTTGTCATTTTACTGGACGAAAGAGGCAACAATCTGTCGTCTCCGGAGTTATCAGCTCTCCTGGAAGAGTGCTTCGCCCACAGTCGGTCAGTGGTCATCATCATTGGCGGGGCATTTGGTGTTTCTTCGGAACTACGCGAGCGGGCTGATGTCGTTTGGTCTCTGTCAAAACTGGTGTTTCCGCATCAACTTGTGCGTCTACTCCTGACAGAACAACTTTATCGCGCACAGGAAATTGCCAAAGGTAGCGCATATCACCACGTCTAA